In the genome of Massilibacillus massiliensis, one region contains:
- a CDS encoding bifunctional 4-hydroxy-3-methylbut-2-enyl diphosphate reductase/30S ribosomal protein S1, whose protein sequence is MKVILAEHYGFCYGVKRAVKMAQDSINLEGPSYTLGPIIHNPQMVERLAKEGVGMVNHLSEVDGGTIIIRSHGVGPEVYEQAKKANFNSVDATCPHVKKAQMAAHELSEDGYQVIIIGEKCHPEVKSIFEWSGKQALIIETEEEAKNLNFIDKLGIVAQTTFSGKAFKKIVDVLMDKSNDIKIERTICTATEQRQAAAIALANDVDVMLVIGGKNSANTTRLAELCTKTGTVTYHIETVKELKESWFVDVKRVGITAGASTPDWIIKEVYNKVNNMEDLLEIPMKEIKVNDLIQGKVVGIHKNEVFIDIGYKAEGIIPITELAYPVPESPNDIVAIGDLINVYVLALDGEDGLKLSKVRADKHTAWGKLEEGLMTKEPVKGVVTAAIKGGLSIEVLGIRGFVPASQFDIKFVESLEEYAGREFDFRIIELNKEKGKAIFSRRVILEEENLRKEQAFFNKLSVNQIIQGTVKRLTSYGAFVDIGGIDGLVHISELSWERVKEPSEVVQVGDKVSVMVTNFDEKTKRISLSLKDVYRDPWLDKVESLCENTLVDVTVVKIMSFGAFASLANGLEGLIHLSELSEKHLNKADEAVAVGDKLRVKILHIDRTHKKIGLSLLQAQQEVEHQEYQEYIEAQAETKSTLGDKFGHLFKNFAD, encoded by the coding sequence ATGAAAGTAATATTGGCTGAACATTATGGATTTTGTTATGGCGTGAAACGTGCTGTAAAAATGGCGCAAGATAGTATAAATTTAGAAGGTCCGTCCTATACGTTAGGCCCAATTATCCACAATCCTCAAATGGTTGAACGATTGGCCAAAGAAGGTGTCGGGATGGTAAATCATTTATCAGAAGTTGATGGTGGCACGATTATTATTCGGTCCCATGGTGTCGGGCCTGAAGTTTATGAACAAGCAAAAAAGGCTAATTTTAATTCAGTGGATGCTACTTGTCCACATGTAAAAAAGGCTCAAATGGCTGCGCATGAATTATCAGAGGATGGATATCAAGTCATTATTATTGGAGAAAAATGTCATCCGGAAGTAAAAAGCATTTTTGAATGGTCGGGAAAACAGGCACTTATTATAGAGACAGAGGAAGAAGCTAAAAATTTAAATTTTATAGATAAATTGGGGATTGTTGCACAAACTACTTTTTCAGGCAAAGCTTTTAAAAAAATTGTAGATGTTTTGATGGATAAATCAAATGATATAAAAATTGAACGTACGATCTGTACCGCAACCGAACAACGTCAGGCGGCGGCAATCGCATTGGCAAATGATGTTGATGTTATGCTGGTGATTGGTGGGAAAAATAGTGCCAATACTACACGTTTAGCTGAATTATGTACAAAAACTGGTACCGTTACGTATCATATTGAAACGGTAAAGGAATTAAAAGAGTCATGGTTTGTTGATGTGAAACGCGTGGGGATAACCGCTGGTGCTTCTACGCCAGATTGGATTATTAAGGAGGTTTATAATAAGGTGAACAATATGGAAGATTTATTAGAAATACCAATGAAAGAAATAAAAGTAAATGATTTAATACAAGGAAAAGTGGTTGGAATCCATAAAAATGAGGTTTTTATTGACATAGGATATAAAGCGGAAGGTATAATTCCAATTACAGAATTAGCGTACCCTGTTCCAGAAAGTCCCAATGATATTGTTGCTATTGGAGATTTGATCAATGTATATGTTTTAGCTTTAGATGGAGAAGATGGCTTGAAATTATCTAAAGTAAGAGCGGATAAACACACTGCATGGGGCAAATTGGAAGAAGGCTTAATGACAAAGGAACCCGTAAAAGGCGTTGTAACTGCTGCGATAAAAGGCGGATTAAGTATAGAGGTTCTTGGTATTCGAGGTTTTGTACCAGCATCGCAGTTTGATATTAAATTTGTTGAGAGCTTAGAAGAATATGCAGGTCGAGAGTTTGATTTTAGAATAATAGAATTAAATAAAGAAAAAGGCAAAGCAATCTTTTCTCGACGAGTAATTCTAGAAGAAGAAAACCTGCGTAAAGAGCAAGCTTTTTTTAATAAACTTTCAGTTAATCAAATTATACAAGGAACTGTAAAACGTTTAACAAGTTATGGTGCTTTTGTCGATATTGGAGGTATCGATGGGTTGGTACATATTTCTGAATTATCATGGGAACGCGTGAAAGAACCAAGTGAAGTAGTACAGGTTGGCGATAAAGTTTCTGTGATGGTAACAAACTTTGATGAAAAAACAAAACGAATTTCATTAAGTTTAAAAGACGTTTATCGGGATCCGTGGTTAGATAAAGTAGAATCTTTGTGTGAAAATACACTTGTAGATGTTACTGTTGTTAAAATTATGAGTTTTGGTGCATTTGCTTCACTAGCAAATGGATTGGAAGGATTAATTCATTTAAGTGAATTGTCTGAGAAACATTTAAATAAAGCCGATGAGGCAGTGGCAGTTGGTGATAAATTAAGAGTTAAAATCCTGCATATTGACAGAACGCATAAAAAAATTGGCTTGAGTTTATTACAAGCACAACAAGAAGTTGAACACCAGGAATATCAAGAGTATATAGAAGCACAAGCAGAAACTAAAAGTACACTAGGTGATAAATTTGGGCACTTATTTAAAAACTTTGCGGATTAA
- a CDS encoding lysophospholipid acyltransferase family protein yields the protein MLYDFLKVILLNIFLRLFHCKVLGKENIPKQGGVIIAANHVSLWDPPLVAAFVPRYVHFMAKEELFKITIFGYIIKKLHSFPVRRGASDRSAIRTAISLLTEGHCLGLFPEGTRSKNGMIRKPEAGLALIALKAGVPVIPTAIIGTNKIFKKGSFLPDLEVRFGRPMTIHSEKADKSALQEFSQDIMNEIEYLMKE from the coding sequence ATGCTATATGATTTTCTAAAAGTAATTTTACTCAATATATTCCTGAGGTTATTTCACTGCAAAGTTCTAGGAAAAGAAAATATTCCCAAGCAAGGTGGAGTTATTATTGCGGCAAATCACGTTAGCTTGTGGGATCCACCTTTAGTTGCTGCTTTTGTACCTAGATATGTGCACTTTATGGCGAAGGAAGAATTGTTTAAAATTACTATATTTGGATATATCATCAAAAAGCTTCATTCATTTCCTGTGCGTAGAGGTGCATCTGACAGAAGTGCGATTCGGACAGCGATTTCTTTATTGACAGAGGGACATTGTCTTGGATTATTTCCTGAAGGCACACGAAGTAAGAATGGTATGATTAGAAAACCAGAGGCTGGACTTGCACTCATTGCTTTGAAAGCTGGTGTTCCGGTTATTCCGACAGCGATTATTGGTACAAATAAAATTTTCAAAAAAGGTAGCTTTCTCCCTGATTTGGAAGTGCGTTTTGGAAGGCCGATGACTATACATAGTGAAAAAGCGGATAAAAGTGCTTTACAGGAGTTTTCACAAGACATTATGAATGAAATTGAATATCTTATGAAAGAATAA
- the cmk gene encoding (d)CMP kinase: MRRLVIAIDGPAGAGKSTVAQLVAQKLNYIYIDTGAMYRGVAWKVLQQKECNITEPLICEIVKDIKIELRYIDRKIKVFVDGFEVTEEIRTPEVTKLVSKVAQIATVRDKMLVLQRIMAKNGGIVMDGRDICTHVLPNAEVKLFLTASIEERAKRRWKEMKLKGYEISLQKLKEEIAARDKADSERDIAPLIQAKDAKLIDTTDLSIDETVAKILNICECVQHAI; this comes from the coding sequence ATGAGAAGGTTGGTTATCGCAATAGACGGTCCAGCAGGAGCTGGCAAAAGCACTGTAGCGCAGTTAGTCGCCCAAAAACTAAATTATATTTATATTGATACCGGCGCAATGTATAGAGGGGTCGCATGGAAAGTTTTACAGCAGAAGGAATGTAATATTACAGAACCTTTGATTTGCGAAATTGTGAAAGATATCAAAATTGAATTAAGATATATTGATAGAAAAATAAAGGTATTCGTAGATGGCTTCGAAGTAACAGAAGAAATTAGAACTCCAGAAGTGACGAAGCTTGTTTCTAAGGTGGCTCAAATTGCAACTGTTAGAGACAAGATGCTTGTCTTGCAAAGGATCATGGCAAAAAATGGCGGAATTGTTATGGATGGTCGTGATATCTGTACGCATGTTTTACCAAATGCTGAGGTGAAATTATTTTTGACTGCTTCTATTGAAGAGCGTGCGAAACGTAGATGGAAGGAAATGAAGTTAAAAGGATATGAGATTTCACTACAAAAATTAAAAGAAGAAATTGCGGCAAGAGATAAGGCTGATAGTGAACGTGATATAGCACCTTTAATTCAGGCTAAAGATGCAAAATTAATAGACACGACAGATTTATCTATTGATGAGACGGTAGCAAAAATTTTAAATATATGTGAGTGTGTGCAACATGCTATATGA
- the aroA gene encoding 3-phosphoshikimate 1-carboxyvinyltransferase: MNDKKKINVVKGLNGEILIPGDKSISHRSVMFSSLGNKPVKITNFLNAQDCMSTVSCMRSLGIKIEQTSATELLVYGKGLHGLTEPENVIDAGNSGTTLRLMMGVLSVQPFLSAFTGDASLRKRPMGRVIQPLSQMGAKIIARQNSKYLPLTIAPAEKISSMHYQMPMASAQVKSAILLAGIYADGETIVTEPYTSRDHTERMLETFGVTLHKFGTSVGVQKVESFESPEYIEVPGDISSAAFWLVAASIIPNSRLTLKNVGVNPTRTGIIDVLLKMGADIKIINERSSGKEPVADLVVQSARLRGTELGAEIMPRLIDEIPIITVAAMFAEGRTVITGAGELRVKETDRLSAITNEFNKFNDCIQGTEDGLMIDGPVNFRNAECDSYHDHRIAMALAIAGAAGAGVEIQNAKCVSISYPDFYETLERLSI; this comes from the coding sequence ATGAATGATAAGAAAAAAATAAATGTTGTTAAAGGTTTGAATGGAGAAATCCTTATTCCTGGTGATAAATCCATATCACATAGAAGTGTGATGTTTTCTAGTTTAGGAAATAAACCGGTAAAAATAACTAATTTTTTAAATGCGCAAGACTGTATGTCAACGGTGAGCTGTATGCGTTCATTGGGAATCAAAATTGAGCAAACAAGCGCAACTGAGCTGCTTGTTTACGGAAAAGGTTTACATGGCTTAACTGAACCTGAAAATGTAATTGATGCAGGAAATTCTGGAACTACATTGCGTTTAATGATGGGCGTTTTATCTGTGCAGCCATTTTTATCAGCTTTTACAGGTGACGCTTCTTTGAGAAAAAGGCCAATGGGGCGGGTCATTCAGCCGTTGTCACAAATGGGCGCAAAAATCATTGCTAGACAGAATTCGAAATATTTGCCATTGACGATAGCGCCAGCGGAAAAGATTTCTTCGATGCATTATCAAATGCCTATGGCAAGTGCGCAAGTAAAATCTGCAATTTTATTAGCTGGTATATATGCTGATGGAGAAACGATCGTGACGGAGCCGTATACATCACGTGATCATACCGAAAGAATGTTAGAAACTTTTGGTGTTACCTTACATAAGTTTGGGACAAGTGTTGGAGTCCAAAAAGTAGAAAGTTTCGAATCCCCAGAGTATATTGAAGTTCCGGGAGATATAAGCTCAGCGGCTTTTTGGCTGGTGGCTGCTTCAATTATTCCTAATAGTCGTTTAACACTTAAAAATGTTGGGGTTAATCCAACACGCACAGGCATTATTGATGTTTTATTAAAAATGGGTGCAGATATCAAAATTATAAATGAGCGTTCTAGTGGTAAAGAACCCGTTGCTGATTTAGTTGTGCAGTCAGCTAGGTTAAGAGGTACTGAATTAGGGGCTGAAATTATGCCTCGATTAATTGATGAAATTCCTATTATAACTGTAGCAGCAATGTTTGCTGAAGGGAGAACTGTGATTACTGGTGCCGGTGAGCTACGTGTAAAAGAAACGGATCGCTTAAGTGCAATTACAAATGAATTTAATAAGTTCAATGATTGTATTCAAGGTACAGAAGACGGCTTGATGATTGATGGCCCAGTTAATTTTAGAAATGCAGAATGCGATTCTTATCATGATCATCGTATTGCTATGGCTTTGGCAATTGCCGGTGCTGCTGGTGCTGGGGTTGAAATTCAAAATGCAAAATGTGTAAGTATTTCTTATCCAGATTTTTATGAAACTTTAGAAAGACTTAGTATTTAG